Proteins found in one Paralichthys olivaceus isolate ysfri-2021 chromosome 19, ASM2471397v2, whole genome shotgun sequence genomic segment:
- the zbtb2b gene encoding zinc finger and BTB domain-containing protein 2b, whose product MELANHGLILLQQLNAQREFGFLCDCTVAIGDVFFKAHKAVLAAFSNYFRMLFIHQDSDCVRLKAADIQPDIFSYLLNLMYTGKLAPQLIDPARLEQGVRFLHAYPLLQEASQSVYSQREQSINLSTSLYGIQISDQQVALSARLATRRQLSSPLDVDPLMSEGKFPSPPAVTASYGNSSPSKLASSPLDMEASTSGAKPEAEEGGADLLSADGSLVSAILHVKPSIMKRSASFRKHYSCHMCRSRFTQRSLLREHLLQHTLAVQQTLTESRNTLSPVMSGEHSMLEIEGILKGSKPGSSASAASTAVEIISDNEQTPVSGTNSDSPRAEVSTSSWGVGGLNSQADTPPPSDIADIDNLESADLDREVKRRKYECSTCGRKFIQKSHWREHMYIHTGKPFKCSACGKSFCRANQAARHVCLNQGADTYTMVDRQSMELCSAGDDSSQMEAMFLGSSKPYKCNICATTFSSPNEVIKHLCFTQGGLVGLQGNTGAGMLLQREDLSKDEGSDASNSGTPLESIKTEEILVE is encoded by the exons ATGGAGTTGGCCAACCATGGTCTtatcctgctgcagcagcttaACGCTCAGAGGGAGTTTGGCTTCCTGTGCGACTGCACTGTGGCTATAGGAGATGTCTTCTTCAAAGCCCACAAAGCTGTCCTCGCTGCCTTCTCCAACTACTTCCGGATGCTCTTCATTCACCAGGACAG TGACTGTGTGCGCCTAAAGGCTGCTGACATCCAACCAGACATCTTCAGCTACCTCCTCAACCTGATGTACACAGGCAAGCTTGCTCCCCAGCTGATAGACCCTGCACGGCTGGAGCAGGGAGTCCGATTCCTGCATGCCTACCCACTCCTGCAGGAGGCCAGCCAGTCAGTGTATTCACAACGCGAGCAAAGCATCaacctctccacctccctctatGGCATCCAGATCTctgaccagcaggtggcgctgtcaGCCAGACTTGCCACTCGACggcagctctcctctcccttAGATGTCGATCCGCTCATGTCAGAGGGGAAGTTTCCGTCCCCGCCCGCTGTCACAGCTTCGTACGGCAACTCCTCGCCATCCAAGCTGGCTTCCTCGCCCCTAGACATGGAGGCCTCGACCAGTGGCGCTAAGCCTGAGGCTGAGGAAGGGGGAGCCGACTTGCTGAGTGCAGATGGTTCCTTGGTCAGTGCCATCCTTCATGTAAAGCCCAGCATCATGAAGAGGAGCGCCTCCTTTAGAAAGCATTATTCCTGTCACATGTGCAGGAGCCGATTCACCCAGAGAAGCTTGCTGAGAGAGCACCTCCTGCAGCACACCCTAGCTGTTCAGCAGACCCTGACTGAGTCCCGTAACACACTCTCACCTGTCATGTCCGGAGAACACAGCATGTTAGAGATAGAGGGAATCCTTAAGGGAAGCAAGCCAGGGTCAAGTGCCTCCGCTGCCAGTACAGCGGTCGAGATAATCAGTGACAACGAGCAAACGCCTGTTTCAGGCACCAACTCAGACTCTCCCCGAGCAGAAGTGTCCACTTCCagctggggggtggggggattgAATTCTCAGGCAGACACACCCCCTCCGTCAGACATTGCGGACATCGACAACCTGGAGAGCGCAGACTTGGACCGGGAGGTGAAGCGGCGGAAGTACGAATGCTCCACCTGTGGCCGCAAGTTCATCCAGAAGAGCCACTGGCGCGAACACATGTACATCCACACGGGAAAGCCCTTCAAATGCAGCGCGTGTGGCAAGAGCTTCTGCCGCGCCAACCAGGCAGCCCGCCACGTGTGCCTCAACCAGGGCGCCGACACCTACACCATGGTGGACCGACAGAGCATGGAACTGTGCTCAGCAGGAGACGACAGCAGCCAGATGGAGGCGATGTTCTTGGGCTCATCAAAGCCTTATAAGTGTAACATTTGTGCAACCACCTTCTCCAGCCCCAATGAGGTGATCAAGCACCTGTGCTTCACCCAGGGGGGGTTAGTGGGACTTCAGGGAAACACAGGCGCAGGAATGCTGCTCCAACGTGAAGATTTGTCTAAAGATGAAGGCTCTGATGCTTCCAACTCTGGCACCCCGCTAGAATCCATAAAGACTGAGGAGATCCTTGTAGAGTAG